A stretch of the Capsicum annuum cultivar UCD-10X-F1 chromosome 8, UCD10Xv1.1, whole genome shotgun sequence genome encodes the following:
- the LOC107840529 gene encoding high mobility group B protein 14, with translation MAKKASSKSRNSASASTSASSKSSMTATKSQMVLRVNSREIVSTAGVMQCKPTSGKKLKATSKKKIAKIDAKKPKKPPTAFFYFMEDFRKEFQEQNPDVRSMRDIGKACGEKWKTMTYDEKVHYYDVATEKRREFDRAMADFNKKKEGGEFQEYEEDSDFDE, from the coding sequence atggCAAAGAAAGCTTCATCAAAGTCTCGAAACTCTGCTTCCGCTTCAACTTCAGCCTCTAGCAAAAGCTCCATGACAGCAACCAAAAGCCAAATGGTGCTGCGGGTAAATTCACGCGAGATAGTAAGTACAGCTGGAGTGATGCAGTGCAAACCCACATCAGGGAAGAAACTTAAGGCCACTTCCAAGAAGAAGATTGCAAAAATAGATGCCAAGAAGCCTAAGAAGCCCCCCACCGCTTTCTTCTATTTCATGGAGGACTTCCGTAAGGAATTCCAGGAGCAAAATCCAGACGTCAGGTCAATGCGAGATATTGGAAAAGCTTGCGGAGAGAAGTGGAAAACAATGACATATGACGAAAAAGTGCATTACTATGATGTAGCAACAGAGAAACGAAGGGAGTTTGACAGAGCCATGGCGGACTTCAACAAGAAAAAGGAAGGTGGGGAGTTTCAAGAGTATGAAGAAGACTCCGATTTTGATGAATAG